From the Candida dubliniensis CD36 chromosome 2, complete sequence genome, the window CGTCTCAATGAATCTTCAGCGGGCCATACATAATTGTTTGGATGTATTTGGAATGGCATATTGGCAACAGTTGCAGGCGCCTTGGTAAACTTGGCTAACTTAAAAGCATACTTCAAAATATCATCGACGTCAACTTTCCGGTTAACCATTTTATCGGATTTGGGTAATTTcggtaatttttttaattcgTTTCTGTAACTCActaattctttcaatataaatttCGAGTTCTCTTCtaatgttttatttttgtccGACAACTTGTCCACCTCATAGCTATAATTTCTATGTTTGTTCAAGtcttcaatttgttgtttcaaaacATCATTACAAGTTATAATTTGTGCAATTTTCTCTtgtaattcatcatttttaaacTGTGACACTGCTTCTGATAACTCATTGAGCAATCTTTCATATTCATTAACTTTTTGAACCATTGGCAATTGTTCAAATGCATCCAAATCCTTTTGAGTTTGTAATCTCAGTTTGACATTGGCTGCATTTGTAGGCAAGTTTTTCAGTGGATTCAATGATGAAGTAACATATAGCGCTGGATTGGGAGTGGTTGGGTTTGATTTTATGTTACCCAACTGATTCAAACGAGTAGAAGATCCCACTCGAGACACCggatttgattt encodes:
- a CDS encoding subunit of the RNA polymerase II mediator complex, putative (Similar to S. cerevisiae MED4), which encodes MLPFKKADSPFKSNPVSRVGSSTRLNQLGNIKSNPTTPNPALYVTSSLNPSKNLPTNAANVKSRLQTQKDLDAFEQLPMVQKVNEYERLLNELSEAVSQFKNDELQEKIAQIITCNDVLKQQIEDLNKHRNYSYEVDKLSDKNKTLEENSKFILKELVSYRNELKKLPKLPKSDKMVNRKVDVDDILKYAFKLAKFTKAPATVANMPFQIHPNNYVWPAEDSLRRGMLAQASLQAEDIIRYELGDIEKEDPKEVKTKSNDNNDDDDDMEDVRISNENTKDEQGSRPHPASEYDTSKRKDEQNQPPVDLNLDLFDPDDEYSD